CACAGCAGCCACTGCCCCTATTTTAGCCAGCAAGTCACTTTACACTTGAAGAACGTGCAGCCAGTACTACAAACTGCTGAGATTCTTTTCTGACTTGTGTCCCTTCCCGACAGCTGTTACATGGGGAGAGTTCAGAAACGagttaccaaaaaaacccacccactcCAGAGGGTATCAGATCCATGTTTCCCTTCCTCAGCCTAAGAGCTATGATCAGCTGTGAAGGGGATGAGGGTCATTAGATACAAGAGATTAACAGAAATCTCCAGATGACACTGAGACATCCTGTCATGGCCCATCGTACTGGGAGCGGAGTAAGCTACACTTCCACCACGAACGTTCAGTAAAGAGGAATGTGATCCATACCATGTTGTCAATAGCTGCTGCAGCGTCCTGAGGGAAGAGCAAAAGAAAATACGTTATTGCTAATTCCGCCTTGACTCCTGTAAAAAAGCCACACTAGGTGCATAGACGGCTGCTAGGATTTCATATCAATGCATATCCTGGACTGGGAGCAATTGTCTAACCTCGCTCCTCAATACAAAGCCTGTAGCTTCTTGCCACACCTCACGTGGACCTTCACAAGCATTTTCAGACATAGGGGCAGATGCATTCATGGTTTTCTCCCCATTGATCCAATCAGCTAATGCCTCCAAACTGCACACCATCTGGGTCCCTTGTTGTGCTGATTTTTATTATCTGAAGCCTGCGATAGGGTCATCGGGCCACAAACAGGTGACAGCACGTGGTATCTACTGAGCTAAAACCACCACTGGCATCACGGACTGAGTTAGCCCTGGTCAAGATTTTGGACCACGAAAAGTTTCCAAGATGGAGGTGTTTCTGCAGGGTCATCCAAAGAAAGCAGAAGaaacagagatggaaaaactGGACCCAGAAGTGGGACAGTGATTCCAGCAGAGGGAGAACCATATGTAGCCATGACTGTTAACCTTGAAGGAGTCAGGAACAAAGGGCGCAATCCTATTCCCACTTAAGTCAACTGCAAAACTACCAGTGACTTcggtgggagcaggactgggtgaTAAAATGGTGGTGGAAGAAGAGATTTCAAACTCAGAATTAAAATTTGCTCCTTTCTCACCTCTGCCAACTCAAATTCAATGAAAGCAAATCCCCGGTGCTTTTCTGTGGAGAGATAAGGAACAGTTACAGCTGCTGAGAAAGCCAAAGAACAAGAGATTTGACAAAGTCACTCGCGCTGCTAAGGGAAATTAATATGTCTGCTACTGCCTCTCCATTTGAGAATTCAGACTTTGTTTCAAACACACTTGTGTTTTTAGCGGCTGGTGCAAAGAACTGGCAACATCAGGGGTAACAAAATGGCCCATTTTTTAATTACTTCAAGTTGTACAGAAACATTAAAATGTTCTTTGTTGCCCTGACGTTCACGAAGCTAAATCTCCATCAAGGTCATTCTCAAGTACTGCATTTAAACAATTTGTTGTACAAAAAGATGAGCTAACTTTACACCTTCATCCCGAAATAAGCTCCATGCAGAGACTCACTGAAGTGAAGTCTGTGCACGTGGAAATCACTGCAGGACTGGAGTTTTAATTCACAACCAGGATAGAGAAAAGGCACACTGTAGCATGTAATGAAAGAAAAAATCTCTTTGCTAAGTATTGAAAGTTATTTACGAAATAAATGAACAAACATGATTTAAAGAAAAGACATTGCAAAATACAGTGTTAATCTATTTTGAAAACTGTAATTTAGTTTTAATTGTTCATGCAAATGTGTCAGGGAGTCCTAGCACATGTCCTGGAGACTATGTTGTCAGATAATGGACTTTTAGTAATAACAGATCTAACTGCAACTGCTATTAAATCGTTGCTaagaagcagggagaggacactgGTTTGTAGGTGATTACTGAGGGCCGGGATTTTAAATTGTACTGGTGTGATTCAGAAGACGCAAAGAAACTTCTGAAACTGGTCAAGTTAATGGGAAAACTCAAGCCTCTAAAGTTTTGCACATTCCAAAGACAGCATGTTACCCAACACATCCAGCAAATTCAGAGCACTATGAACGCCAATGGTCCTGATGCACTGGGAAAATGCTGCCCCTAGATTTTGATGTTACAGAAGCACAAACCTCTACAGTTACCATTATGTAGGGTTCTCTCTTTAAGGGAGCCTCGCAAGCCATGGTTTCTTGGGAAGCAGCAAACCTCAAGGACAGAGCAGCTAAAGAAAGCAACTGGACACTCTCTTGAATTCTTGGACATGATTCCTGACACAGAGATCCACACAGAGCAAGAAACAAGACAGACCAAAGCAGGAACCGACTCACCAGTTTCATAGTCCAGAGGTATCTGAATATCAGTGATATCTCCAAAGGGAATAAAGGCAGCATGGAGAACtttctcatccacctcttctgcaAGTCCACCTGCAAGTCACACAGAGTGTTCTCTACCTGCGCAGCCTGTTTGCCCACGAAGGCTTTCCAGTGCAGAAACAGATGCCAAGTGGCATCAGTGTAGAGGAAAGGATGGCCTGCTGATTACAGACAGCTTGTAAACTACAGCTAGCGCAGAATGTGGCTATGTcgatgcaggattggggccaacaGCTTGGGGAAAGATCTGAAGTTTCGCCAGTGGCTTCTACACTGTTTTCAAAACCCTCCAGTAGCCTCAGAGAAAGAAAATCCCTTCTGTATAAGAGACACCACCCTCCCCATCAGCAAATAAGGACTCTAAAACAAGGCCGGCTCGACCATTTTTGCCCACCCCGCTCCcagcgcgcgcacacacaaaaaaaagccaCCTGGactgtgccgccccaagaatggatggaatgccgccccttagcatgtgcttccttcgctggtgcctggagccggccctgccctaaAAGGAGGAGCGGGGAACCCATTCCAACctcctaactttttaaaaacccttttgAAGAAATGAACAATGCAAGCACCACTTGAATTCACAACCAATTCCTGCTCCTTTTCTGCTTGCTAATCTACATCTGGCTTGGACCAAATACTCACACAACCCTCCCACccgcaaaaaaaaccccaaatctgTTAATCCTATCCCAGAACCAGATTCTTCAGCTCTCCCAATGGCAACAGATAGGCACATGAGCAAGGACAGGCATTCTCAGACCTGCCAGACGTACTGAGCCAAAGCCAGTGAGCAAAGGGAAGATTTTGTGCACCACATGGTGCAGTCTGATCAGCCAAACTTTAATCAGCCATGCTGCATCACGGACCTGACCTTACCCACACCAGCACCATCTTGGTGCGAAGTTGTACAGAACTGCAACCTCTGCACAACCCACCTGCTAGCTCAGGAATAGATCCAAATAGAGTAACATGGAGActtggctggaaactgaagtgcAGGCAGATTTCCAGGGTAAAAGGGGGGAACCTTGGCATAAGGGGACAGGTCACATACAAGGAAGTGGAACAGAACCATCAGATTGCCTGCACATGCTGGCACGTCAGACGTACTTGCCCTGCCCTAGCTAACAGCTACACAAATACACATTGCCCAGCACAAACTAGCAGATCAGACACAAGGAAGTGGAGTAGAACCCCCAAGTCTCAATCTTCCATCCCTGCTGCAGACAGGTTCCATGGATCAGCTAAGCACAGGGGACAACGTTAATTTAGCAAGTCATTTGGAGGTCAGGGGAGGGCAAGAACACACAAGCCCTGCAGCTTGGTTGAGGGGGGAGAGCAAGCAGCTATTAAAAAGTTGGGAAGGGGGTTGAGTAACATCTGTGCTGCCAAGTTGCCTGGATATGCAGCCCAACCTGTGAACAGAACCTACTTGGGCAGGAAACACACATGGCATACAGCCAGCACACAGGCCAGAGTGTTTGAACTCAGGTGCCTGGCTAAAAGAGGCCCGGTTTTCATAAAGAGCAGCTGCTCTcacaaacagggctggctccaggcaccagcccagcaagcaggtgcttggggtggccaacggagaggggcagcacatccggctcttcggcgggaattcggcggcggggccctcactccctcttggagcgaaggaccagccgccaaatTCGGAAGTGGTGGCAGAGGTGATCACAATcactttttcttttcctgctggagccggccctgctcacaaaCCCCCCTGAAGACCAGGCCACAGGGGGTTAGGCATCCGAGTTTAAACATTATGGGCATTCAGCCATTCATCCCAATCCGTTCATGCATGACAGCAGTACGCATCCCACTAGTTTAAGTCAACGTTGAGAGGTGCAGGGAAAGGAAGGTGACTATTTGAAAGTGCCATTTAGTTTTCATTTAAGCTTAGTCTGACCCACTCTCGCCATTTTTGTGAGGCTCCTGCTCTTCTGTGTTACCCCTAAAGCCCCAGCTCTCGGATTCCTGGGAGTCTGAGAACAGGAGCGCTTTAAAAAGACCGATGAACAGTAtgttcccagccctgcagtgacAAGCAGGAAAATGTAAAGATCATCAAAGGCTCAGCGCTAGtttatccccccacccccgacgtTTAACCCAATCCCATGACTTCGGACGGGGTTTATCGTTCTCCCCAGCCTCTGACAATCCGCTCCCTGCACCGGCTGGGACAAGGCAACAGGAGCGAGACCCCGGGGAATCCGGCAGTGGCCAGAGGCGGTGGGGGAGAAGCGGGCAAGGCAGGGGACGGGGGGGTTCTTCGGAGGCCTCCCCGGGGGATCAGCTGATTGCAAGGGGCCCACGTGGGGCGCTTcacccccagccccgctccgGCTGCACCGCCGCTACTCACCCACATACAGCACGCGCTTGGTGGAGGCCATCTTCCCGCCCCAAGCCCTCCCCTTGCCCCGGAACCTCACCCCGCGCCCCGCCtgcagcccggcccggcccgcccctGGCGAGACACGCGGCTCCGAGGCGCGGGTGGGGCCCTTTGCCCCGCTCCGGGTGCAGGATTTTGCCCGTGCGAGTCCCTGGAAATGTCTCCCGGCCTGTAACAGCGAGCGCCCCGGTGCGCTCGGCTCACAAGCCTGCCCGGGCTGGCTCTTGCTCGGCCGGCTGGTGGGGGTTAAAAGCCGACCCTAGACCCGGCATTCTGCATTTAGGGTACGGGGCACGAGGCTCCAGTAACAGTAGCGCCAGCGGCAAGGAGCCCCAGCTGTGACTAGCGCACAGGCTGTAGGACcttcggggggggggcagacatGGGATACTCGGCTTATTCTAGCGAGGAAGGTACAAGACCCAGTAGCTGGAAGTTGTAGCTAAACAAAgtcagagtggaaataaggcaTCCGTTATTAACGGAGGAATTAACCCTTGGGATGACAAACCAAGGCTGATGGTAGATTCTCCACCACTGCCCATTTTCAAATCAAGATGAGAGGTTTTTCTGTAAGAtccactctaggaattatttggggggagGGCTCAGGCCCACGCTGTGCAGTGGAACAGATGATCCCAGCAGTCCCTTTGGGCCTTAGACTCTGTGAATTAGTAACCCCAGGTAGAACGGCGTTTTTCCTAGGGAAGAAGGGAAATTACACCAACCTAGTGATTCAGGATGATCAACTGCCTCCATAGAACAAATATCTTAACCCTTATCCACTACAGTGCGATTAGGTGGTCAAGATTATTGAAGCAACCTCTGAGttatagggtttttttccccctaaccATAGTATCCACTAGTTGCTATTGCTTCTGAGGAGTTTCTGTGGCTCCAGCTAGCATTACAGCCAGTAGGTGcagcaatttgtgtgtgtgtggtttagaAGTAGGAGTTAATGCAAACTGACTGAGGATAGATTGTAAATGGGGCTACAAGACTTACCCCACGGGATACCTGATCCTGAATGGCAGGGTGTCCAGTGATCATAGAACTTAAAGGTGCTTGCAAGAGCTGTGTTTGCATCGGAGTCCAATGCCAACTGCCTGTGCCTAACACGTTTCACAGGTCCTACCCTGACTCTCTGGGATGCTCAGTGAGGTACAGCTGCATTTTCAAACAATAAGTTAATGCCGTAAGTGTCATGCCACCAGACTGCAAAGTAACCATTTTCCTGCTTTAAATTTATGAACTGTGGTACTGCGTCTCTGAAGCAGAAACGGAATTATTAGAGTGGTCAGCTAAGATAACAGGTCCAACGTATAACCGACCATTAGGAGCTACCAGCCTTTTCAGGATCTTGTTACAATATATTGTTCAATTGCCCATACAAAGGAGTCCGTATCATTAGAATCAACATTCTCTGCTTTGTGACTTGCCCTCAGGAGATGCAGGGCACTGCACTGTTGCACTTTTGCTGTCCTAGCTTCTCTCTTGGGTTTAGGCAGAGTTATAGACCAGAATCCAGAGGGAGATTCTTGTATATTTCAATACCTTGGCCTGCTCTCAAAAACACCACAAATTGGCAAAGTGGAATATCAAGGTGGCATTTAAATCTAGAAACCAAAAGAGCACTTTATACTTTTCTAGCACCGTTCTTCCAAGGATCTAAAAATGCTTTGCAACTCGGTATTAAGCCATAGCTCCCCTGTGAAGCAGACATCATCCTCCTTTTGCAGAGAAACTGAAGTGTgctttccagctcagcagttttccTTTAGTGGAGATTCTCTTAAATCCTTTGATAATTCTAAACCTACCTTGTTGGGCTGTACCTCTGAGTCATTTATAGAATACCCTCCATGCCAAAGAACGTCCCCAAACCACTTTACATAGCACATATCAAAACTccgccactgaaatgcagggACCTCGAAGGCGCAGAATAGTTTTACTAGCACAGTACGACACTATACAACTCTTAAAAGGAAGTGAAATAAAATATCCAATTGATTATGCAGGAGGAACGGAGGTACACAGTATGTACTCATCCAGCGTGAAGAATGGCTGGGTGTTTTCCACTCTTGCAGTGCCCTGGGATTTTTTAATGGAATGTAATCAGAACCCCTTCTCTATCTTTCATCTGAAAAATGTCTCCCAATACCATTTCAGAGGGCTGTGTCCCACCTATGAAATCAACACCATTTCCAATACAATGGGCTTTCTTTAAGGGTTTACTTTTCAAATTCCAACCAGACCCAAACGCTACAGTTTGAAGTCAAAATGTCAAGCGGTATTTTAGCATGGCTGCTTGATAGCAGGGACTGTCATGTTGAGAcacagagaaggagaaaatagTGCCATTAAATCACAACTTTAAGTTTTTAAATCATGTGACAATTGCTTAACAGTTTATTTCTGACAAGTAAAAGAAATGCATGTGGTTTGGCATAACAGATAGGAGAAAAGACCCATTTAATGAAAGGTTTTCTTCCTTTATTGATAAAGGCTTTCCAGACTTCGCAAACTGGATTGTTCAgttaaaaaccaaacccacaaaaAACTTCCAGTCAGAAATCCTCAACGTCCTGCTTACAAAAGACAAAGATTAGCTCTGTCCTGGCCACAAAGGAAAAGCTTGCAAACTTAATCCTGGTCTTGGAAACCTAAAGTGTCATGGAATTGACTTTTTAAACAAGATTTTTAAAGATTAATTTACAAAATACAGTATAGCTATGTGATATGTTGCATGGTGTTGAGATCTGCAGGACAGCGAAGGGTATCTCCAAACATCTTGAACTGATGTCCGTGAAGGGGCTATTTGGCTTCTTTGCATCCTATGAGGggggggaaaaaatggttaaGAAAATACTAAATTCTCTACAGGCAACAAAGCTCAATCCAGCCCAGTGTGCCAATACTCAAAATTACCAACCTATTAAAAAACCCAAGGGGCAAATTTACTATCTAATTTGCATACTACATTTGTCCTTTATAATGACTTGCCAGATTGGCTGTTGTCATTTTAAACCGACAGTGCCTCCTGAAAGGGAAGATTTCCTATAAATCTTTAGCGCCAGAAGTGGTGATACCCTGTCATAACCGCCTCATATAAAGTGCCTTAATGGTCAGTGTTGTAGCCAAGTTGGTCCCAGGACATGACAcacacaaggcaggtgaggtaatatcttttattggaccacaaTAATTCCAGACTAATCTACGTTAGGGAATTTATGAGGGGAAGCTGCTATGGAAAGGCATGTGAAAATCTAGatcggggttggcaacctttcagaagtgctgggccgagtcttcatttattcattctaatttaaggtttcgcgtgccagtaatacattttaacatttttagaaggtctctttctataagtctataatatataactaaactattgtggtatgtaaagtaaataaggtttttaaaatgtttaagaagattcatttaaaattaaattaaaatgcagagccccctggtactggtggtcaggaccaggcagtgtgagtgccactgaaaatcagttcacgtgccatctttggcacatgtgccataggttacctacccctgatctagatgtaGTTTAAGCCATTCATCCACAGGGGCATTCAGAGAAACTGAAAGCATTACTTAGCAGATAATTGACAAGAATCACTGGTAACAGTAAGAATTAAAAACACAGTAGgtaattttaattaaaaggtACTTGTCAACTTGGATAAACCTGGACATTTAGGTGTGCTGTGTCTCCATTTTGCCCTGCCCAAAAATGACTGATGTCTTGTGGCTTTGCTCTTATTTTGATGGATTCTATTCTTTGACATGGATTAATAATTGAATGGTCTTCACAAATCTCATTTCAGTATATTTTTATCCTTCCCTGACACGCTAGCAGCTGGAGATACTTCAGGAACTCAAGAAACCTGTCTGAAGATGAAATGTGAATGGATCTCTAAAAGAAAAGTTCTGAAGCTTCTATCCTCAAGAATTTCTGTATGCAAAACTGCACTGATCTGCAAGGAATGGACTGAAATtctgctggagccctgaccccatttcTAGGCAGGCTGCACTCCCTACAAACAGTATTCGAGTTACTCTGAGACTGAAAGCTTCAGATTGAAGAGGAGGGCAGGAATGCACTCACCAGTCTTCCTGGTTTAAGAGGTAGCAGCAACCACGCCCACCTTCTGGGCAGCTTCCTTCTTGGCTTGGTGAGCCTGCAACACTGCAACAGCCTCCTCCACCTGGGGTagacaaatgaaaaaataagATCCATGATCACTCTCCAGCCAAGCCTGCCATGAAGGGCATGGGAATTTACCTTTGACCGGAGGGATTCTGGAGACTCCAGCATGTGCAGTAGTTCGGAATTGTCAATCTCTAGTAGCATTCCTGTGATCTTCCCCGCAAGGCTGGGGTGCATAGCTTGGATCAGGGGGAACAAACGTTCTCCTAGGAAAGCAAAGGTCAAACAGATGGTCTTTGTAGCGTGCTCTGAGGTGCTTTGCAGCATTAATGACAAAGAGGGAAGGTAAATCACCAGCtttgagccagggcattaacTTTCCATTTNNNNNNNNNNNNNNNNNNNNNNNNNNNNNNNNNNNNNNNNNNNNNNNNNNNNNNNNNNNNNNNNNNNNNNNNNNNNNNNNNNNNNNNNNNNNNNNNNCGTGTGCGCACGCGCTTGTGCATGCGTGTCTTGAAGGAGGAAGTCAGGGAATGGAATTCAATGGAGAAGTCCTCATTGTTGCTGTCATCCTTGCCCACATTGGAAAGAGCGGGAATTGTGGCTCTAGAAACCCCAGCAGGCTACACCTGTATGAACACACAGGAGAGTACAGAGTATGCCCTGGTTAAGACAGAGGGTAGTTCTCAGGTACTGGCATGGCAGAGCCCAGATCAACAACAGATGCCATCAGGTGTGTGGATATTGCCTAGCAGGGATTTCAGTCCCAAGAATGAGTGGGTGTCCCTCGCCACCTGGCAGCCCAGCCACAACCAAGAATGACATCTAGTCTGTTCTTTGCAGGGGAACAATTGCACTTTTCTTCCAACGTCTAGTGCACAAAAGGGTATCAGACACAGGATCAACTGGAAATGTGGAGGATAATCAGAGAGTAAGACAAACAGGTGTCTTAAAGCCACAGCTCCATTTCCAGTACACTCACCTTGAGGTCTCCCCCCTTGCTGCCAGCGTGGGTTAGGTCTCATCTGCGTCATCTGATTGGGTGCATAGTAAGTGGGTCTGCTCTGAGCCTGAAGAGGaccgaaggaaaaaaaaaacccaatgaaGGAGCCATATCTAAACCAGTGATGTAAAATGTTTACAACAGGATTTGATACCCTTCCTGAGCTCAGTGCTCTGTGCCCCAGTGTCACATGACAATAGCAGGCAGCTGGAAAGCCACAGAACGAATCCCACGGACTAGGTCCCTCATATTAGGAGCTGCAGCCTGGCGAAAGGCACAGCAGAAAGACTCAGTGGAGTCCTTGCAGCTGCTGCGTCAGAgattcaagccaggggatgctggTGTAAAGCCACTCTGACTTACTCAGCTGGGCttacctggggcacagcaggCATGAAGTACCCCCCAGCAGCTGGCTGGAACTGGTTAATGATTGTGTTCGCAGGCAGGGCTCTCATTCCAGCAATGCGCTGCATATACTGATTAGTGAGGTGGGCCTTTCGCTCCTCTTTCCTCTGTGCCAGTGCGACATACAATGGCTTGGAGCCCACGATACGCCCATTCATCTCAGTCACGGCTTTGGTAGCTTCTTCTGGAGAGGAAAAACAGACGAAGCCAAACCCTTTGCTTCGTCCATCCTCCAGCATCACCTAAAACGAGGATTGACAGAGTGGCAGCATTGTGAAGGCAGGTCCATGTCATGAGGGCTTGGCTAGTCATAGCAATCTATTCACAATTCAGGGGACTCAAGTACTCAGTGATCTTTCATATATATCACATGGGAAGGGACTGTTGTCTGGAGGGAGTGGGTCAGCCAGCAATGAATCAATTATTGCTACTTCCAACAAAACCTCTACTTCCTTTCTATTCCCTGCCAATAAAGAGAAGCTGTATGTTTTACCCTAGTGAAACTCCACAACCTCCAGTCAGAGGAGGAATGTTGCAGAGTTGTAGAGACAAGCCCTCAATGAGGGAGGAAAACCACCTGTCTGGATTTACTCTGCTTTTCTGTTAGCACCATGTGTCCCCAGGCCCACACTGTACTGCaaggaatgggaaagattcaggTGCACCTTTTAAACTGCATGACTCAACACCGCATTCAGTCACTTGAAACACAAGCCAGTTTGCCATTTCCCACCTCCTCAGCAATGAAGCAAGTATTCAATACAATTCTCAAGTAAAAACACACTTCCGTTCCACTGAAATCCACATCTTGACTGGTCAAGATGTTTTCAGTGCTTAAGAGAACCACAGATATACGAATCACCCTCAACCCCATGCCCCGATTAGATAATGGCCCCTCCCATTCAGGCCTTGAAATCTAAGAATCTATAAACCCTGACAATACCTTGGCACTTGTAATAGACCCAAAAGGCGAAAACTCCTTCCTCAGTTTTTCATCATCAATAGTGTCATCTAGGTTCTTAATGTACAGATTAACACCCTAGAAGAGAGAATACTAATACATGAGGCTAACAATATGGAAGACAGCCATACCAGTGAAGAAATTGCATATTTAGGCAATATTGAGCAACCACATCTAGCTGCCAAACTCATTAAGCTGTGGAAATTATCCAAACCCAGAGCTCTCTCCCCTAATAACTGAAGGCAGGAAATGTTGCAGAGTTGTAGAGACAAGTCCCAGTGCAAATGGAAAGGAGCCTGTCTTGATCTCCTCTGCTTTGCTGtagtcctgccctgccctgcaagGATCAGGAAAGATTTAGATGCAAACTATACCCTGAGATAGCTTTACCATAAGCCACAACCACAGAAGGTGGCCTGATCTCTGCTACTTTTTGTCATCCATGTAAGGTGTCAGTCTTCATAACTGCAGGAGAGACTACACGCTTGAGACTTTATGTTGATGGTCCTTACAAAGCCCAGACTTTATTCTCACATGCCACTAAAAATGTCAGTCTGTTGCCATAGCTCTGACCCCTGGAGTTCCCTGTGCCAATACTAGGCGATTGCCTTTAACTCTAGAGGTCAGTATTGAGAATAGGCATCTTCCCTTTAAGTCCACCAGTACACTTCTGCCTGAAGATGGGTCCCTGCATCCAGAACAGGAACACACACTGTCTTACCTGGTACCGACTGATTCTCTCTTGTTTCAGCTGCTCAAACTTCCGTTTCAGCTCTGCCTGGCGCTCTACTTTCTTCTGTGCCCGGCCTACAAATACCATTTTTCCATTAATATCCTTTCCATTCATTTCTTCCACTGCCTGGACAGGGGTTCAAACAGAAAATTCCTGTCAAATGGTAAAAAAGTGGCAGCTACTCCTATTACTACCAGCTTGAGTGCCAACAATCCATCCCCCTCTCCTGTAGCATTACATTTGTGTTGCATCTAAATAAAGGCCTGGTAAAATACAAACTGAAGCTGTCAGCAGGAACCAGCCTCACCCAGCTCACTCTAAATTCCGGACCCACAGCAGAGAGATGTGAACGTATAGATGATTATTCAACCCTTACAGGGACAGATCTTGTAAGGCCTACTCTGAGGGAAGAGCATTTCTGAGCAACATGCCAGCTCCAACATCCTCCCCAACTTCCCTGCACTTTGTCTCCTGGTGTAATGGTCCCTGATCAGATAAAATTCCTGCTATTTATCCAACAGGATACCGTACAGATCTAGTCATTTGGGGAAATGTGGGCTTCAACTTTGAACGTCCAACTTGG
This region of Gopherus flavomarginatus isolate rGopFla2 chromosome 22, rGopFla2.mat.asm, whole genome shotgun sequence genomic DNA includes:
- the PABPC4 gene encoding polyadenylate-binding protein 4 isoform X1 — its product is MNFDVIKGKPIRIMWSQRDPSLRKSGVGNVFIKNLDKSIDNKALYDTFSAFGNILSCKVVCDENGSKGYAFVHFETQDAADRAIEKMNGMLLNDRKVFVGRFKSRKEREAELGAKAKEFTNVYIKNFGDDMDDERLKELFSKYGKTLSVKVMTDPTGKSKGFGFVSFEKHEDANKAVEEMNGKDINGKMVFVGRAQKKVERQAELKRKFEQLKQERISRYQGVNLYIKNLDDTIDDEKLRKEFSPFGSITSAKVMLEDGRSKGFGFVCFSSPEEATKAVTEMNGRIVGSKPLYVALAQRKEERKAHLTNQYMQRIAGMRALPANTIINQFQPAAGGYFMPAVPQAQSRPTYYAPNQMTQMRPNPRWQQGGRPQGECTGNGAVALRHLFVLLSDYPPHFQLILCLIPFCALDVGRKVQLFPCKEQTRCHSWLWLGCQVARDTHSFLGLKSLLGNIHTPDGICC
- the PABPC4 gene encoding polyadenylate-binding protein 4 isoform X2 produces the protein MNTAASSYPMASLYVGDLHPDVTEAMLYEKFSPAGPVLSIRVCRDMITRRSLGYAYVNFQQPADAERALDTMNFDVIKGKPIRIMWSQRDPSLRKSGVGNVFIKNLDKSIDNKALYDTFSAFGNILSCKVVCDENGSKGYAFVHFETQDAADRAIEKMNGMLLNDRKVFVGRFKSRKEREAELGAKAKEFTNVYIKNFGDDMDDERLKELFSKYGKTLSVKVMTDPTGKSKGFGFVSFEKHEDANKAVEEMNGKDINGKMVFVGRAQKKVERQAELKRKFEQLKQERISRYQGVNLYIKNLDDTIDDEKLRKEFSPFGSITSAKVMLEDGRSKGFGFVCFSSPEEATKAVTEMNGRIVGSKPLYVALAQRKEERKAHLTNQYMQRIAGMRALPANTIINQFQPAAGGYFMPAVPQAQSRPTYYAPNQMTQMRPNPRWQQGGRPHPGSKLVIYLPSLSLMLQSTSEHATKTICLTFAFLGERLFPLIQAMHPSLAGKITGMLLEIDNSELLHMLESPESLRSKVEEAVAVLQAHQAKKEAAQKVGVVAATS